The Roseicyclus marinus genome has a segment encoding these proteins:
- a CDS encoding ATP-binding protein translates to MADTPLGDVMNAVPDPMLHLSASGQIEAANAAARALLGDWIEGRSCATVLRQPGLLNRVEAVQAGEPAGEARMQITDQTGETQYLVRITPVGDPAPRSGQRALLLHFTDITHLREAEEMRRDFVANVSHELRTPLTAVLGFIETLRGPAKDDTAARDRFLGIMEGEARRMNRLVSDLLSLSRVESQERQRPSTEVDLRAVLDGVIAALKPAAEDQGSTLQLDLQPADPALLLGAAGQGFRMKGDRDQLMQVFLNLTENALKYGGAGRPVTLRLGWQDGTGNLKGPLLRADVIDRGDGIDPLHLPRLTERFYRVDTHRSRAMGGTGLGLAIVKHIVNRHRGRLRIDSVQGQGSTFTVLFPAD, encoded by the coding sequence ATGGCCGATACACCACTTGGCGACGTGATGAACGCGGTGCCCGATCCGATGCTGCACCTGTCGGCCAGCGGGCAGATCGAGGCGGCCAATGCGGCGGCGCGCGCGCTTCTGGGCGACTGGATCGAGGGGCGCAGCTGCGCCACCGTCCTGCGCCAGCCAGGCCTTCTGAACCGGGTCGAGGCCGTGCAGGCCGGCGAGCCGGCGGGCGAGGCGCGGATGCAGATCACCGACCAGACCGGCGAAACCCAGTATCTCGTGCGGATCACGCCCGTGGGCGATCCCGCGCCGCGCTCGGGTCAGCGCGCGCTCTTGCTGCATTTCACCGACATCACCCATCTGCGCGAAGCCGAAGAGATGCGCCGCGATTTCGTCGCAAATGTCAGCCATGAATTGCGCACGCCGCTCACGGCCGTCCTGGGCTTCATCGAAACGCTGCGCGGCCCGGCCAAGGACGACACCGCCGCCCGCGACCGTTTCCTGGGCATCATGGAGGGCGAAGCGCGTCGGATGAACCGGCTCGTCTCCGATCTCCTGTCGCTCAGCCGCGTCGAATCGCAAGAACGTCAGCGCCCCTCGACCGAGGTCGATCTGCGCGCCGTGCTCGATGGCGTGATCGCGGCGCTGAAACCCGCCGCCGAGGATCAGGGATCGACCCTGCAACTCGACCTGCAACCGGCCGATCCCGCGCTGCTTCTCGGGGCCGCAGGGCAGGGGTTCCGCATGAAGGGAGACCGCGATCAGCTGATGCAGGTTTTCCTGAACCTGACCGAGAATGCGCTGAAATACGGCGGTGCCGGACGGCCCGTGACCTTGCGGCTCGGCTGGCAGGACGGCACCGGCAATCTCAAGGGTCCGCTGCTGCGCGCTGATGTGATCGACCGTGGCGACGGCATCGATCCCTTGCATCTGCCGCGTCTGACCGAACGCTTCTACCGCGTCGACACGCATCGCAGCCGCGCGATGGGCGGCACGGGGCTCGGGCTCGCCATCGTCAAGCATATCGTGAACCGCCATCGGGGGCGGCTGCGCATCGACTCGGTGCAGGGACAGGGCAGCACCTTCACGGTGCTGTTTCCGGCCGATTGA